Genomic segment of Caldalkalibacillus thermarum:
TTGGCTGTCAGCGCCGAGGCGCTGATGTTCAGTCCATGAAACAACCCCATCTTATCTATCTCCCCTCATTGATCACAGTTTTTAACTTCTTGAAATGACCGTTGGCTCTGTCGACCAAGGCATGATATTTAATCTGATTTTTGGCCAGCTCAGCCATCTCAACATCCAGATCCACGTTGTTGCCGTTATGATTGTACGTGGTATGGCGATCAATCACGATCTGGGGTTCAGCTAATGTTTGATGTTTAAATGGAATATGCCGGGGATCAGTCCGGTAAGCAGACAATGTTTGACCTCGACGAACAGCCCTCTGTAATTCTGCCTCAAAAGACACATCTCGCCGTTTATAAAAGGGCGTGTCCACATTGGCAATGTTGCTGGCCAGTGCTTTATGTCTTAAGGCAGAGGCATCAAGGGCTTTTTCAACGAGACCAAAGGTGGGGGAAAATAGTAGCATGAGACGTCCTCCATCCTTCCCGGTACTTTTTCATATTTTGACAAAGTTTAACAATCACATCATCACTTATTCGACAAAATTCCTAGAAATCCTTTTTGAAAATAAAAAATGATACTAAGGTACCATGCAAAAAAAGTGATTTGTTGTCGATTAATGTGGCAGGTATAAAATGTAAGAATCTATAACCTGTTGATCACGAAAAAAGCCCGATCTTCAAAAGATCGGGCTTTTTTTGGTTCAATCGGCTCAGATTAGGAGTTTTTGATTTTCTCAAGTTCATCCAGCAGCTTTTCGTTTAAAACTTTAATATATGTTCCTTTCATTCCCAAAGAGCGGGACTCGATAACCCCTGCGCTTTCCAGTTTGCGCAAGGCATTCACAATGACAGAACGTGTAATGCCAACTCTGTCAGCAACCTTGCTGGCAACGAGTAATCCTTCTTTCCCATCCAACTCTTCAAAAATATGTTCTACAGCTTCAAGTTCACTGTAAGACAGGGAACTGATCGCCATCTGTACAATAGCCTTGCTGCGGGCTTCCTGCTCGATTTCTTCAGAACGTTCATGCAGGATTTCCATGCCAACAACGGTGGCACCATATTCTGCCAAAATAAGATCATCATCTTCAAAACGTTCATTCACACGCCCCAACACAAGGGTTCCAAGCCGTTCACCGCCGCCTACGATGGGAACGACTGTGGTTAGTGCATCTTTAAAAACATCCTTCATCTCCACAGGGAATGCAGTGTATGGGCTATTAATATCCAGGTTGGCGGATGTTTCTTGGATTTTAAGCAACCCTTCGGAGTATTCAGCCGGAAATTTGCGCTCTTCCAGCATTTGTTTCATGCGCTCATTTTCAATCTCTTGGGCAATGGCGTAACCGAGCAGTTTCCCTTTGCGGCTCACAACAAATACATTAGCTCCAATCACTTCACATAATACATCGGCCATCTCTCTAAAGTTGACAGGTCCTGCAACTCTTTGGAGCATTGAGTTAATCCTTCTTGTTTTTGTTAATAAATCCATTTTTTAATTCCTCCTTCATCATTATAGAATATACTGAGACAAGTCCTTATCTTTGGCAATGCTGTTCAATTTTTCACGCACATATTCTGGTGTGATCTCGATTTTCTCCAAATGAATGTCTGGCGCTTCAAAGGAGAGATCTTCCAGAAGCTTTTCCATGATCGTATGCAACCGCCGGGCCCCTATATTGTCCGTGTTCTGGTTGACTTGTGCAGCAATTTTTGCCAATTCATAAATAGCATCGTCAGAAAATTCCACTTT
This window contains:
- the flgB gene encoding flagellar basal body rod protein FlgB, with translation MLLFSPTFGLVEKALDASALRHKALASNIANVDTPFYKRRDVSFEAELQRAVRRGQTLSAYRTDPRHIPFKHQTLAEPQIVIDRHTTYNHNGNNVDLDVEMAELAKNQIKYHALVDRANGHFKKLKTVINEGR
- the codY gene encoding GTP-sensing pleiotropic transcriptional regulator CodY, yielding MDLLTKTRRINSMLQRVAGPVNFREMADVLCEVIGANVFVVSRKGKLLGYAIAQEIENERMKQMLEERKFPAEYSEGLLKIQETSANLDINSPYTAFPVEMKDVFKDALTTVVPIVGGGERLGTLVLGRVNERFEDDDLILAEYGATVVGMEILHERSEEIEQEARSKAIVQMAISSLSYSELEAVEHIFEELDGKEGLLVASKVADRVGITRSVIVNALRKLESAGVIESRSLGMKGTYIKVLNEKLLDELEKIKNS